The genomic region ataaaataagaaatctTCCAaccaaagcagaaaaacaatGTGGTAAAACTACTTAAAAGGGTGAATATTTACCATTTAAATTCTGTGAATGTCATTccgctccagcagggggcgctgctgcagGTAGCGAGCGGAGATCCCGGATATTTCACCGAGGAGCAAGAAGAAGTGTTGAATAAGAATCCCAGATGTGACCGTCAGAACTATTCACCTTTAGTTCCATCATTTCGGGGTCTTCTCCCGGATTAaccgttgtcatggcaacctcGGCTCACGTCTCCAAGGTTCGGTCGCTGTATAAACGTATTCTGGTTCTTCACCGGTTCCTGCCGATCGATTTAAAAGCTCTGGGTGATCAATACGTCAAAGACGAATTCAGGAGACACAAAAATGCAGCAAGCGAAGAAGTGAAGAGTTTCATGAAGGAGTGGGAGGTAAAAACTGCTTTATTCAGCAGCCCCGGTCACAAAATACGCCTTTATTATTCCCACATCAGCACCACCGTTAAAGTAGGTTTGAAGATGTCATAAACGAATCACTCCGGTGTCAAAAGCAcagacaaataaatatttaaatgttgacTATATCTgtgattctcaatcatccaggtcattgtatccaaggtagttttctctgtcaactggactggaacttctggatagaaggcgaaacgtcttcaagagaagaaacccagtccagttgacagagaaaactaccttgaatgtTGACTATAGTTCAGGTAACAACCTGATGTGTGAAATCATGACAATAATACGTTTAATACTAAAGAAATTTAAACTACGTCAGTTTGCAATTTAAGGTTATTTatttgaggtttttttgttACACGGAAATGCTTTTGTACTTTCTATTAATTTACATTTTGCTCatctaaaattaaaaacatttacagtaaaagTGACGAACATTAAAATACCTGATTGAATTGTCCGTGACCCATCTGTCCTGTCAGCGTAGCAAACAATGTTTTcgtgtatttatttaattttacaaatctttattttttaaattattgctGAGAAAAGTTGAACGGTTGTCTGATGCAGTGGCGTTTGTGTCCACGAGGGGGCGGAAGAGCCTCGGACAATAAAGTAGTTCCGTCTTTAACTGGAATTATTGATCAAACTAAGAAATAAGTTGCTTTTAAATCTGTAAGAACAGTCAAGAGTCTGTATTTACAAAGTTCGTAGGGTGGATCATGATCATGACATtcaaccccgcccccccccccgcctccaccACAGCTGAACTGATCCAGAATCAGGGTGGCGGTGCTACAAACACTTGCTGGTTTAATTGAGCCTGATGGTTCTGAGAGTGCCGCGCCGCCACAGGTGACGCGTGGAAACATCCCCACCGCCGGTTCCGTTCGGAACGCTTCTGCTCCGTCTGCCGGAGAGCAGCGACAGATGAGGAGCGAGAGCAGAAATGAGATCAGGCCTGGAGTGGTCGGGCTGTAATCCATTTATTCCAGAGCCCCCCTGGGAATTCTCTGCTAACAAATCGTCTCCATCAGCCCAAGAAgctgctgcgggggggggggagaaagagggatgTTTGTTAGGAAGATTAAGACCAGGAATGTCTGGATGCACGGGAGGCAGCGGCGCCTCCGGACCAGCTCCTTTGGTGTTCTGGCCCCTTTCTTCATCCTGAGTCTCCCTCACGTCCTGATTGGCCTCTTTGTTGATCACCAGAACTTTGGGCCAGGGCGCTGATCTggacatgccccccccccccccccccatcccatctcACCCCCCCGATCAATTCTCACTTCATTTGCACCCTGCCGTGTTAACATCGCCTCCGTCCAGACCCGTTCATCACGTTTTTTTCCTACTATATTCTGTGACCAGGCTCAGCTCAAAATGACATCCCATAATATTATTGATTTTTGGTCATAACAAAGTAAAGATGTGttttttacaccccccccccccagggctaCAGGGACACCCTACAGACGCAGGTGCTGGACGCGGCCCAGAAGCGAGGGGGCTCGGTGCAGTTCGGCGCCGTCCTGACGGAGGAGAAGCTGCGCCACTTCCAGGACGAGCAGGTCGGGCAGCTGTACGAACTGATGCTGGAGGCCAACAGACCCAACACACAGTTCCACATCCAGGACTGAGCCCAGGGGCGGGTGGAGGAACACCTGAGGATGTTAAAGTGGCGTGAAGCCGACGTCTGAGTGTCTGTTCCTGCCTCCCGCCCCCCCTCAGGTGGTGCATTAATGTGGCACTAAtgaccccccccatcacccccgcCCTCATTATTCATGCAGAGACGTGAAGGCTGAGTGGGAGCCAAAGATGCGTTTTAATGTTCTGGAAGGAGTCAAACTGCCACCATCACCTCccacagagccccccccccccccccccccaacaccccaacaccccaacacccccccccccccccctctgatcTGCTGCAATTTTAGTTGTTCAGACGCCATAAATTAGGATGAAAAATGTTACAATAGAGCTGCTTTACACCAGTAAGAGCAGCTCCTTCCCTCCCAGTAGATCCAGTCCCATCCCTCCCAGTAGATCCAGTCCCATCCCTCCCAGTAGATCCAGTCTCATTCCCTC from Takifugu rubripes chromosome 12, fTakRub1.2, whole genome shotgun sequence harbors:
- the sdhaf3 gene encoding succinate dehydrogenase assembly factor 3, mitochondrial — encoded protein: MATSAHVSKVRSLYKRILVLHRFLPIDLKALGDQYVKDEFRRHKNAASEEVKSFMKEWEGYRDTLQTQVLDAAQKRGGSVQFGAVLTEEKLRHFQDEQVGQLYELMLEANRPNTQFHIQD